In one Nicotiana tomentosiformis chromosome 6, ASM39032v3, whole genome shotgun sequence genomic region, the following are encoded:
- the LOC104096948 gene encoding G-type lectin S-receptor-like serine/threonine-protein kinase At5g24080 isoform X1: MAPCFLYYALALLLFFLIELSGSIVSGRVRLGSRLLAKENQAWFSDNGTFAFGFTPTADSNDHYQLAIWFAQLPGDRTIVWSPNINSPVSKDAILEFDTTGNLMLMDGDTTVWASNTLEAGVELAVMSENGNFILYSTNLSVAWQSFAYPSDTLLPGQPLTVSLELTSTKSSSHGGYYTLKMLQQPTSLSLALTYNVPKSYTWSPESYSNFSYWSGPEISNVTGDVIAVLNKAGSFGMVYGSSLHGAVYVYKNDGDYGGLSSDVYQRNSNVLSVLRRLTLEVNGNIRLYRWDNDVNGSRQWVPEWAAVSNPCDISGICGNGICNLDRSKTNASCTCLPGTAKVGNDVSCSGNSSVTGKCGPQHENLMSQFKISTVQKTNYYFSESSVIGNYSDKGTVSKCGDACLSNCDCVASVYGLSEEKAYCWLLRSLEFGGFEDPVSTLFVKVEANASASGASGSRTPGDSSDESESMHEKVLVLPIVLSMAVLIGLLGCLLYINIHRKRSLKRTLEGSLLLSGAPVSFSYRDLLGWTTNFSQLLGTGGFGSVYKGCLKDGTLIAVKKLDKVSPHGEKEFITEVKTIGSMHHLNLVRLCGYCSEGTQRLLVYEFMKNGSLDKWIFHSLSTRDRLLDWSSRFRIAVGTAQGIAYFHEQCRDRIIHCDIKPENILLDENFCPKVSDFGLAKLMVREHSHVVTMVRGTRGYLAPEWISNRPITVKADVYSYGMLLLEIIGGRRNLDMTCDADDFFYPGWAYKEMTSGTPVKVVDRRLKGAVEEKEVMRALIVAFWCIQDEVSNRPSMGEVVKMLEGSVDIIMPPMPQTVLELIEEGLDHVYKSMKRELNQYSSFSVATHPSSYATCSHSTISPR, from the exons ATGGCTCCCTGTTTCCTCTACTATGCTTTGGCTTTGCTCTTGTTCTTTCTAATAGAGCTTTCTGGCTCTATAGTGTCTGGTCGGGTTCGCTTGGGTTCAAGATTGTTAGCTAAAGAGAACCAAGCATGGTTTTCTGACAATGGAACCTTTGCTTTTGGCTTCACACCAACAGCAGACTCTAATGATCACTATCAATTGGCAATTTGGTTTGCACAACTTCCAGGAGACAGAACCATAGTTTGGTCTCCTAATAT AAATTCCCCAGTCAGCAAAGATGCAATCTTGGAGTTTGACACCACAGGAAATCTCATGTTGATGGATGGAGACACCACAGTGTGGGCATCAAACACCTTGGAAGCAGGCGTCGAGTTGGCTGTCATGTCTGAAAATGGCAACTTCATTCTCTACAGCACCAACCTAAGCGTCGCATGGCAAAGCTTTGCATATCCATCTGATACTCTCCTACCTGGTCAACCCTTAACAGTTTCACTAGAATTAACATCAACAAAATCATCTTCTCATGGTGGTTACTATACTTTAAAAATGTTGCAGCAGCCTACTTCACTAAGCCTTGCATTGACCTATAATGTGCCTAAGTCATACACCTGGTCGCCTGAATCTTACAGCAACTTTTCTTATTGGTCAGGACCTGAAATATCAAATGTGACTGGAGATGTTATTGCAGTATTGAATAAAGCAGGAAGCTTTGGTATGGTTTATGGCTCATCTTTACATGGAGCAGTTTATGTATATAAAAATGATGGAGATTATGGAGGCCTATCGTCGGATGTTTATCAAAGGAATTCCAATGTGCTATCTGTTCTTCGTCGATTAACCCTCGAGGTTAATGGAAATATACGTTTGTATCGATGGGATAATGATGTGAATGGATCAAGGCAATGGGTTCCAGAGTGGGCAGCTGTGTCCAATCCATGTGATATTTCTGGAATTTGTGGCAATGGGATATGTAATTTAGACAGAAGCAAGACGAATGCTTCTTGCACATGTTTGCCAGGGACTGCTAAGGTGGGAAATGATGTCTCATGTTCAGGAAATTCTTCAGTGACAGGGAAATGCGGACCTCAGCATGAAAACTTGATGTCTCAGTTCAAGATTTCTACTGTTCAGAAAACAAATTATTATTTCTCAGAATCATCTGTCATAGGAAATTATAGTGATAAAGGGACTGTGTCCAAATGTGGTGATGCTTGCTTATCAAACTGTGATTGTGTTGCTTCTGTTTACGGCCTTAGTGAGGAGAAGGCTTATTGTTGGTTACTCAGGAGCTTGGAATTTGGTGGATTTGAGGATCCTGTTTCAACTTTATTTGTGAAGGTTGAGGCCAATGCCTCAGCATCTGGAGCAAGCGGTAGCAGAACACCTGGGGATTCATCAGACGAGTCAGAGAGTATGCACGAGAAGGTTTTGGTACTTCCTATAGTCCTGAGCATGGCAGTTCTTATTGGCCTGCTCGGTTGTTTGTTATATATTAATATCCATAGAAAAAGATCCTTAAAGAGGACACTTGAGGGTTCTTTGCTTTTGTCAGGAGCTCCAGTTAGTTTCAGCTACCGCGACCTGCTAGGTTGGACTACCAATTTTTCCCAGTTACTTGGAACAG GTGGATTTGGCAGTGTATACAAGGGATGCCTAAAAGATGGAACATTAATTGCAGTAAAGAAACTTGATAAAGTTTCACCTCATGGGGAGAAGGAATTCATAACAGAGGTTAAAACCATTGGCTCTATGCATCATTTGAACTTGGTTCGTCTATGTGGATACTGTTCTGAGGGAACTCAAAG GCTGCTAGTTTATGAATTCATGAAAAATGGTTCATTGGACAAGTGGATATTTCATTCACTTAGTACAAGAGATAGACTACTAGATTGGTCATCACGTTTCCGCATAGCAGTTGGTACTGCACAAGGGATAGCCTATTTTCATGAGCAGTGTAGGGACAGAATAATACACTGTGACATCAAGCCAGAGAACATACTTCTGGATGAGAATTTCTGCCCTAAAGTATCTGATTTTGGACTAGCTAAGTTAATGGTGAGAGAGCACTCCCACGTTGTCACTATGGTCCGAGGAACCAGAGGTTATTTAGCTCCCGAATGGATCAGCAATCGGCCTATTACTGTAAAAGCTGATGTTTACAGCTATGGTATGCTTCTTCTAGAGATCATTGGTGGCCGGAGAAATCTTGATATGACTTGTGATGCAGACGACTTCTTTTATCCCGGATGGGCTTACAAG GAGATGACTAGTGGAACACCCGTAAAAGTTGTAGACAGGCGACTTAAAGGAGCAGTAGAAGAAAAAGAGGTAATGAGAGCATTGATAGTTGCTTTCTGGTGTATTCAGGATGAGGTTTCAAACAGGCCTTCCATGGGAGAAGTGGTGAAGATGTTGGAAGGATCGGTTGACATTATTATGCCACCAATGCCACAGACAGTTTTGGAGTTAATAGAGGAAGGCTTAGATCATGTATACAAGTCAATGAAGAGGGAGCTGAATCAGTATAGTTCCTTCTCCGTCGCTACTCATCCATCATCTTATGCTACATGCAGTCACTCCACTATCTCACCTAGATAG
- the LOC104096948 gene encoding G-type lectin S-receptor-like serine/threonine-protein kinase At5g24080 isoform X2, which translates to MLMDGDTTVWASNTLEAGVELAVMSENGNFILYSTNLSVAWQSFAYPSDTLLPGQPLTVSLELTSTKSSSHGGYYTLKMLQQPTSLSLALTYNVPKSYTWSPESYSNFSYWSGPEISNVTGDVIAVLNKAGSFGMVYGSSLHGAVYVYKNDGDYGGLSSDVYQRNSNVLSVLRRLTLEVNGNIRLYRWDNDVNGSRQWVPEWAAVSNPCDISGICGNGICNLDRSKTNASCTCLPGTAKVGNDVSCSGNSSVTGKCGPQHENLMSQFKISTVQKTNYYFSESSVIGNYSDKGTVSKCGDACLSNCDCVASVYGLSEEKAYCWLLRSLEFGGFEDPVSTLFVKVEANASASGASGSRTPGDSSDESESMHEKVLVLPIVLSMAVLIGLLGCLLYINIHRKRSLKRTLEGSLLLSGAPVSFSYRDLLGWTTNFSQLLGTGGFGSVYKGCLKDGTLIAVKKLDKVSPHGEKEFITEVKTIGSMHHLNLVRLCGYCSEGTQRLLVYEFMKNGSLDKWIFHSLSTRDRLLDWSSRFRIAVGTAQGIAYFHEQCRDRIIHCDIKPENILLDENFCPKVSDFGLAKLMVREHSHVVTMVRGTRGYLAPEWISNRPITVKADVYSYGMLLLEIIGGRRNLDMTCDADDFFYPGWAYKEMTSGTPVKVVDRRLKGAVEEKEVMRALIVAFWCIQDEVSNRPSMGEVVKMLEGSVDIIMPPMPQTVLELIEEGLDHVYKSMKRELNQYSSFSVATHPSSYATCSHSTISPR; encoded by the exons ATGTTGATGGATGGAGACACCACAGTGTGGGCATCAAACACCTTGGAAGCAGGCGTCGAGTTGGCTGTCATGTCTGAAAATGGCAACTTCATTCTCTACAGCACCAACCTAAGCGTCGCATGGCAAAGCTTTGCATATCCATCTGATACTCTCCTACCTGGTCAACCCTTAACAGTTTCACTAGAATTAACATCAACAAAATCATCTTCTCATGGTGGTTACTATACTTTAAAAATGTTGCAGCAGCCTACTTCACTAAGCCTTGCATTGACCTATAATGTGCCTAAGTCATACACCTGGTCGCCTGAATCTTACAGCAACTTTTCTTATTGGTCAGGACCTGAAATATCAAATGTGACTGGAGATGTTATTGCAGTATTGAATAAAGCAGGAAGCTTTGGTATGGTTTATGGCTCATCTTTACATGGAGCAGTTTATGTATATAAAAATGATGGAGATTATGGAGGCCTATCGTCGGATGTTTATCAAAGGAATTCCAATGTGCTATCTGTTCTTCGTCGATTAACCCTCGAGGTTAATGGAAATATACGTTTGTATCGATGGGATAATGATGTGAATGGATCAAGGCAATGGGTTCCAGAGTGGGCAGCTGTGTCCAATCCATGTGATATTTCTGGAATTTGTGGCAATGGGATATGTAATTTAGACAGAAGCAAGACGAATGCTTCTTGCACATGTTTGCCAGGGACTGCTAAGGTGGGAAATGATGTCTCATGTTCAGGAAATTCTTCAGTGACAGGGAAATGCGGACCTCAGCATGAAAACTTGATGTCTCAGTTCAAGATTTCTACTGTTCAGAAAACAAATTATTATTTCTCAGAATCATCTGTCATAGGAAATTATAGTGATAAAGGGACTGTGTCCAAATGTGGTGATGCTTGCTTATCAAACTGTGATTGTGTTGCTTCTGTTTACGGCCTTAGTGAGGAGAAGGCTTATTGTTGGTTACTCAGGAGCTTGGAATTTGGTGGATTTGAGGATCCTGTTTCAACTTTATTTGTGAAGGTTGAGGCCAATGCCTCAGCATCTGGAGCAAGCGGTAGCAGAACACCTGGGGATTCATCAGACGAGTCAGAGAGTATGCACGAGAAGGTTTTGGTACTTCCTATAGTCCTGAGCATGGCAGTTCTTATTGGCCTGCTCGGTTGTTTGTTATATATTAATATCCATAGAAAAAGATCCTTAAAGAGGACACTTGAGGGTTCTTTGCTTTTGTCAGGAGCTCCAGTTAGTTTCAGCTACCGCGACCTGCTAGGTTGGACTACCAATTTTTCCCAGTTACTTGGAACAG GTGGATTTGGCAGTGTATACAAGGGATGCCTAAAAGATGGAACATTAATTGCAGTAAAGAAACTTGATAAAGTTTCACCTCATGGGGAGAAGGAATTCATAACAGAGGTTAAAACCATTGGCTCTATGCATCATTTGAACTTGGTTCGTCTATGTGGATACTGTTCTGAGGGAACTCAAAG GCTGCTAGTTTATGAATTCATGAAAAATGGTTCATTGGACAAGTGGATATTTCATTCACTTAGTACAAGAGATAGACTACTAGATTGGTCATCACGTTTCCGCATAGCAGTTGGTACTGCACAAGGGATAGCCTATTTTCATGAGCAGTGTAGGGACAGAATAATACACTGTGACATCAAGCCAGAGAACATACTTCTGGATGAGAATTTCTGCCCTAAAGTATCTGATTTTGGACTAGCTAAGTTAATGGTGAGAGAGCACTCCCACGTTGTCACTATGGTCCGAGGAACCAGAGGTTATTTAGCTCCCGAATGGATCAGCAATCGGCCTATTACTGTAAAAGCTGATGTTTACAGCTATGGTATGCTTCTTCTAGAGATCATTGGTGGCCGGAGAAATCTTGATATGACTTGTGATGCAGACGACTTCTTTTATCCCGGATGGGCTTACAAG GAGATGACTAGTGGAACACCCGTAAAAGTTGTAGACAGGCGACTTAAAGGAGCAGTAGAAGAAAAAGAGGTAATGAGAGCATTGATAGTTGCTTTCTGGTGTATTCAGGATGAGGTTTCAAACAGGCCTTCCATGGGAGAAGTGGTGAAGATGTTGGAAGGATCGGTTGACATTATTATGCCACCAATGCCACAGACAGTTTTGGAGTTAATAGAGGAAGGCTTAGATCATGTATACAAGTCAATGAAGAGGGAGCTGAATCAGTATAGTTCCTTCTCCGTCGCTACTCATCCATCATCTTATGCTACATGCAGTCACTCCACTATCTCACCTAGATAG